In uncultured Bacteroides sp., the following proteins share a genomic window:
- a CDS encoding family 10 glycosylhydrolase, translated as MKIKTFLATVLMVCCSLCSFAHNLPKREFRGVWLHTINGDYTGKSPEEFKTYLISQFNSLQKAGINAVLFQVRPEADAFYPSKLEPWSRFLTGTQGTAPSGDFDPMAFVIDECHKRGMEFHAWVNPYRVQLNISSKLAPSHVYYQHPEWFVVYGNQRFFNPGLPQCREFINKVIKDIVSRYDVDAIHMDDYFYPYPIAGKEFPDDEAFKTYGIPDGFADQKDNWRRSNVNTLIRELHETIRETKPWVKFGVSPFGIYRNKKNTMDGIGSDTNGLQNYDELYADVLLWIRNGWVDYNIPQIYWEIGNKAADHETLVNWWATYSYDRPFFIGQDVERTVKYADLNNPEINQLPRKMQLSRTTPNVLGNCFWSGKALLGNPGNSLNALANSYQCYPALPPVFTFMDDKAPKSIRGLKTIWTEDGYVLMWKGPKAKEEMDKAFNYCVYRFDNKEKVNLNDPSKIVAITRTCYYKLPYELGKLKYRYVVTALDRLHNESKMKTKKVKL; from the coding sequence ATGAAGATAAAGACTTTTTTGGCAACCGTTTTGATGGTTTGCTGTTCTCTCTGCTCTTTTGCGCATAATTTACCTAAACGTGAGTTCCGGGGAGTTTGGTTGCATACTATCAATGGGGATTATACCGGAAAATCACCAGAAGAGTTTAAAACTTATTTGATTAGCCAGTTTAACAGCTTACAAAAAGCAGGAATCAACGCTGTTTTGTTTCAGGTACGCCCCGAAGCTGATGCGTTCTATCCTTCAAAGCTGGAGCCCTGGAGTCGTTTTCTTACCGGAACTCAGGGAACAGCTCCTTCTGGAGATTTTGATCCAATGGCCTTTGTGATTGATGAATGTCACAAAAGGGGGATGGAGTTTCATGCGTGGGTAAATCCTTATCGGGTACAGTTGAACATTAGTTCAAAATTAGCTCCTTCGCATGTGTATTATCAACACCCTGAATGGTTTGTTGTTTATGGCAATCAACGTTTCTTTAATCCGGGCTTACCTCAATGTCGTGAATTTATCAATAAAGTGATTAAAGATATTGTTTCTCGTTATGATGTGGACGCAATTCATATGGATGATTATTTTTATCCTTATCCAATTGCTGGAAAAGAATTCCCTGATGATGAGGCTTTCAAAACTTATGGTATTCCTGATGGTTTTGCTGATCAGAAGGACAACTGGCGCCGTAGCAATGTTAATACTTTGATTCGTGAACTGCATGAAACCATTCGTGAAACAAAACCTTGGGTTAAGTTTGGTGTTTCTCCTTTTGGCATCTATCGTAATAAGAAAAATACCATGGATGGTATTGGTAGTGATACAAATGGCCTACAAAATTACGATGAATTATATGCAGACGTACTTTTATGGATTCGTAATGGATGGGTGGACTATAACATTCCCCAGATTTATTGGGAAATAGGTAATAAAGCTGCTGATCATGAAACTTTAGTCAACTGGTGGGCTACTTATTCTTATGATCGTCCATTCTTTATAGGACAAGATGTGGAACGTACAGTGAAATATGCAGATTTGAATAATCCTGAAATAAATCAGCTTCCCAGAAAAATGCAACTGTCCCGTACCACTCCTAATGTTTTAGGAAACTGTTTTTGGAGTGGAAAAGCATTACTTGGCAATCCTGGAAACTCTTTGAATGCTTTAGCAAATAGCTATCAATGTTATCCGGCTCTTCCTCCGGTTTTTACTTTTATGGATGATAAAGCTCCGAAATCAATTCGAGGTCTGAAAACAATCTGGACTGAAGATGGTTATGTTCTGATGTGGAAAGGACCCAAAGCTAAAGAAGAGATGGACAAGGCATTCAATTATTGCGTTTATCGTTTTGATAATAAAGAAAAAGTTAACTTAAACGATCCTTCAAAGATAGTAGCCATAACAAGAACCTGTTATTATAAGCTTCCCTATGAGTTAGGGAAATTGAAATACCGCTATGTTGTTACTGCTTTGGACAGACTTCATAATGAATCGAAGATGAAAACGAAAAAGGTGAAGCTATAA
- the uvrA gene encoding excinuclease ABC subunit UvrA: MSQEKYISIKGARVNNLKNIDVDIPRNKLVVITGLSGSGKSSLAFDTLYAEGQRRYVESLNSYARQFLGRMTKPECDFIKGIPPAIAIEQKVNSRNPRSTVGTSTEIYEYLRLLYARVGKTYSPISGTLVKKHQIEDIVSCMLSYPEGTRYVILTPILLREGRTMKDQLEMDLKQGFNRAEVDGETMRIEDLLKKGDFETEREILLLVDRMVCDSSKDSISRLTDSVETAFYEGNGTCLLRFYPEEGAIMHSFSKKFEADGIIFEEPTDHMFSFNSPIGACPRCEGFGKVIGVDESLVIPNRSLSVYDGAVVCWRGEKMGEWKDDFIRAASKYDFPIFTPYYDLTDKQKELLWKGAKGIHGIDEFFDMLEKNQYKIQYRVMLARYRGKTYCPDCHGTRLKKEAGYVKVGDHSISQLVDLPIHDLKTFFDNLSLDKHESDIAKRILIEINSRINFLIDVGLGYLTLNRLSNSLSGGESQRINLATSLGSSLVGSLYILDEPSIGLHSRDTDRLIKVLRQLQQLGNTVVVVEHDEEIIRAADYIIDVGPKAGRLGGEIVYHGDMKNLKKGSNSYTVKYLLGEETIAVPVNHRSWNNYIEITGARENNLKGINVIFPLNVMTVVTGVSGSGKSTLVRDIFYRALKREYSETSERPGEFVSLNGDINMAKNIEFVDQNPIGKSSRSNPVTYIKAYDEIRKLWADQPLAKLMGYSASYFSFNTEGGRCEECKGDGTITVEMQFMADLVLECESCHGKRFKTETLEVKFKEKNIYDILEMTVDQAIEFFKENGQKKIVKKLSSLQEVGLGYIKLGQSSSTLSGGENQRVKLAFYLSQEKVAPTIFVFDEPTTGLHFHDIKKLLEAFDALISRGHTVIIIEHNMDVIKCADYIIDLGPEGGNMGGNLVCCGTPEEVAKCAASYTGQFLTEKLI; the protein is encoded by the coding sequence ATGTCTCAAGAAAAATATATATCCATCAAGGGTGCACGCGTCAATAACTTAAAGAATATTGATGTAGATATACCACGCAATAAATTAGTTGTAATTACCGGATTATCCGGTTCAGGAAAGTCTTCCCTTGCTTTCGATACTCTTTATGCAGAAGGGCAACGCCGGTATGTGGAGAGTCTCAATAGTTATGCCCGCCAGTTTCTTGGCAGAATGACTAAACCTGAATGTGATTTCATAAAAGGTATTCCACCAGCTATTGCTATTGAGCAAAAGGTAAACAGCCGCAATCCCCGTTCCACAGTTGGTACTTCCACTGAGATATATGAATACTTACGACTGCTCTACGCTCGCGTTGGAAAGACCTATTCACCAATATCGGGTACTTTAGTTAAGAAACACCAGATTGAAGATATTGTTAGCTGCATGCTTTCTTATCCGGAAGGGACTCGTTATGTCATTCTTACTCCTATCCTCTTAAGAGAAGGGAGAACAATGAAAGATCAGCTCGAAATGGACTTAAAACAAGGTTTCAATCGGGCAGAAGTAGATGGAGAGACAATGCGTATAGAAGATCTGCTAAAAAAGGGAGATTTTGAGACTGAGAGAGAAATACTTTTGCTTGTAGACAGAATGGTATGCGACAGCTCCAAAGACAGCATTAGCCGCTTAACGGATTCCGTTGAAACGGCTTTCTATGAAGGCAACGGAACTTGTCTGTTACGGTTTTATCCGGAAGAAGGTGCTATCATGCATTCTTTCAGTAAAAAGTTTGAAGCAGATGGAATCATTTTCGAAGAGCCAACAGATCACATGTTCAGTTTCAACTCTCCTATAGGAGCATGCCCGAGATGCGAAGGTTTTGGAAAAGTAATTGGGGTTGATGAAAGTCTGGTTATTCCTAACCGTTCACTCAGCGTTTATGATGGTGCGGTAGTTTGCTGGCGAGGCGAAAAGATGGGCGAATGGAAAGACGATTTTATTCGGGCGGCGTCCAAATATGATTTTCCTATTTTCACCCCTTATTATGACCTTACAGATAAACAAAAAGAGCTGTTATGGAAAGGAGCCAAAGGCATACATGGCATTGACGAGTTCTTTGATATGCTTGAAAAGAATCAATATAAAATTCAATACAGAGTAATGCTGGCTCGTTACAGGGGAAAGACCTATTGTCCGGATTGCCACGGTACCAGATTAAAGAAAGAAGCCGGTTATGTAAAGGTAGGTGACCATTCTATTTCCCAATTAGTTGATCTTCCTATACACGACTTAAAAACATTCTTTGATAACCTTTCACTCGACAAACATGAAAGTGATATTGCCAAAAGAATCCTGATAGAAATTAATAGCCGTATAAACTTCCTTATAGATGTAGGTCTGGGATATCTTACACTTAACCGTTTAAGCAATTCTTTGTCAGGTGGAGAAAGTCAGCGAATTAATCTGGCCACTTCTCTGGGTAGCAGTCTGGTTGGATCACTCTATATTCTTGATGAGCCAAGTATCGGACTTCACTCACGGGATACCGACCGACTCATAAAAGTACTTCGTCAGCTGCAACAACTAGGTAATACTGTAGTTGTGGTAGAACATGATGAAGAAATAATCCGTGCAGCCGATTATATAATTGATGTTGGCCCAAAAGCAGGCAGACTAGGTGGAGAGATTGTATATCATGGCGATATGAAAAATCTGAAAAAGGGAAGTAATAGCTACACAGTGAAATACCTCCTTGGAGAAGAAACTATTGCCGTTCCTGTTAACCACCGCTCATGGAATAATTATATCGAAATTACTGGTGCAAGAGAAAACAACCTGAAAGGAATTAACGTCATCTTCCCGTTGAATGTTATGACCGTTGTTACAGGAGTAAGCGGATCAGGTAAATCAACATTGGTAAGAGATATCTTTTATCGGGCATTAAAACGTGAATACAGCGAAACCAGTGAACGTCCGGGAGAATTTGTTTCACTCAATGGCGATATTAATATGGCTAAAAATATCGAATTTGTTGACCAGAATCCTATCGGGAAGTCCTCACGTTCTAATCCGGTGACTTACATTAAAGCATACGACGAAATCCGGAAACTATGGGCCGATCAACCTTTAGCAAAACTAATGGGATATTCTGCCTCTTATTTCTCTTTCAACACAGAAGGTGGCCGATGTGAAGAATGTAAAGGAGACGGAACTATTACGGTTGAGATGCAATTTATGGCCGACTTAGTGCTGGAATGTGAAAGTTGTCACGGCAAACGTTTTAAGACAGAGACGCTTGAAGTTAAATTCAAAGAGAAGAACATTTATGATATTCTTGAGATGACTGTTGATCAGGCCATTGAATTCTTCAAAGAAAACGGTCAAAAGAAAATCGTTAAGAAACTTTCATCTCTTCAGGAAGTGGGATTGGGATACATCAAATTGGGACAATCATCATCTACGCTTTCCGGAGGAGAAAACCAACGTGTAAAACTAGCCTTTTACCTTAGTCAGGAAAAAGTAGCTCCAACTATTTTTGTCTTTGATGAGCCAACAACCGGACTACATTTTCACGACATTAAGAAATTACTGGAAGCTTTTGACGCACTAATTTCCCGCGGACATACAGTTATTATTATTGAGCACAATATGGATGTAATTAAATGTGCAGACTATATTATTGACTTAGGACCCGAGGGAGGAAATATGGGTGGAAATCTTGTCTGTTGCGGTACTCCTGAAGAAGTAGCAAAATGTGCAGCATCTTATACCGGACAGTTTCTGACAGAAAAGCTTATCTGA
- a CDS encoding two-component regulator propeller domain-containing protein, whose product MRNILFTLFFCISALSFAQTYKYIGVENGLSNRRVYSIHKDKKGYMWFLTQEGIDRYDGTLFKHYNLASPNERINSFSDMNLPIMDKDRVLWEITKSGLVFKYDIKTDSYRLVYQLKNISPIIYTYIDIKNNIWLCTEYNQYVYNIDCKKLIPLKSLNKQHINDIIQINNNTYYIATNKGVYTVRLQGNTLIRVNQKGLDRLSVQANKLYYNQNSKKLIIGSFPKGIYAYDIKRQQLALTHSGLNDIRINAIKETNKNVILIATNGAGVYKMDMSNYNCSPYIVADYSRLNAMNGNTINDLYIDKEQRIWLANYPIGITVQYNRFPKYKWFKHIIGNTNSLVNDQVNSVIEDSEGDLWFATNNGISIYFPETGKWKYVLTDYDTRSNSKNHIFTTLCEVKPGLVLAGGLTPLIYSIDKKSMRVSYAISSQYENLNMHPEKYIQSIIKDSNGYIWSGGYYNLTKIDLKNKKTRHYPGINSINIILEKDTDYLWIGCSNGLYILNKSNGVFREIKMPKRVYICTLHQEKNGMLYIGTYGSGMLVYNIKTNKFSNYDKENGALISNNIYTILSDKKGTLFLSTDNSLVRFDIAKRTFQNWTKEQGLISNNFNSTSGTYSQKGTFIFGSVDGAIEFDEKTSLPQRYFSKLIFSDLDIFYRTVSAGEPDSPLHQNIDEQEKIDLNYNQNIFSIHLASINYDYPENILYSWKLEGFYDEWSKATYDNVIRYTNLTPGKYKLHVRAISKESSLIIEERSIDIVIHPPFWGTIWAIILYIAVLTLIAWDFMRRYTIYKEQKASSDKIRFFVNTAHDIRTPLSLIKAPLDELAEKENLSPEGKANLDTAVRNTNSLFRLITSLINFEKAEIYSSKMHVSEYELFTFIDEVLNAFQSYVESRQIKLTYESNFRFLNVWFDKEKMESIIKNLLSNAIKYTPNGGEIKVIAFSSSDYWGFEIKDNGIGIPDDEQKKLFKLFFRGSNAINAKISGTGLGLLLVRKLVNLHSGTINLKSKIDSGSTFKVTFPQGHRHFKKQQLEWSQESDSKSENIFTLFRTKADETLPPSITHNIGSASQRILLVEDNDDMRSYLQRSLSENYYIFMASDGKEGWGIIQNIKPDLVISDIMMPNMNGDELCSKIKSNINTSHIPVILLTALNDKDNIIRGLKTGADEYITKPFDISILKAKIMTLLANREVLKDRFAKLEIKSTDEQIDYTSELDREFMTKVKEIIEKNLQDSNFNVDILCSSLNMSRSSFYNKIKALTDQAPADFIRLIRLSRAAELLKSRKFNITEVADMTGFSDAKYFREVFKKHYKMNPSKYMNNQEEAN is encoded by the coding sequence ATGAGAAATATTCTATTTACACTGTTCTTTTGCATAAGTGCCCTTAGTTTTGCGCAGACCTATAAATATATAGGCGTGGAAAATGGGTTAAGCAACAGACGTGTGTATAGTATCCATAAAGATAAAAAAGGATATATGTGGTTTCTCACTCAAGAAGGGATAGATCGATATGACGGAACACTATTCAAACATTACAATCTGGCTTCACCTAATGAAAGAATAAATTCATTCTCTGACATGAATCTTCCTATTATGGATAAGGACAGAGTTCTTTGGGAAATAACTAAAAGCGGACTAGTTTTTAAATATGATATTAAAACAGATAGCTACCGTTTAGTATACCAGCTTAAAAATATCAGTCCAATAATTTATACCTATATTGATATTAAAAATAATATCTGGTTATGTACCGAATACAATCAATATGTATACAATATAGACTGTAAAAAGCTTATCCCCCTAAAAAGCCTCAACAAGCAGCATATTAATGATATTATTCAAATTAATAACAACACATATTATATTGCCACAAACAAAGGCGTATATACTGTAAGACTACAGGGTAATACTTTAATCAGAGTCAATCAGAAAGGCTTGGACAGATTATCAGTTCAGGCAAACAAGCTATATTACAATCAAAATAGCAAAAAGCTAATTATAGGAAGCTTTCCAAAAGGTATTTATGCATATGACATCAAAAGACAGCAACTGGCTTTAACTCATTCCGGCCTTAACGACATCCGAATTAACGCAATAAAAGAAACGAATAAAAATGTAATTCTAATTGCTACTAATGGGGCTGGAGTTTACAAGATGGATATGAGTAACTATAATTGCTCTCCTTATATAGTTGCTGATTACAGTCGGCTTAATGCAATGAATGGTAACACTATTAATGATCTGTACATTGATAAAGAACAACGAATCTGGCTGGCAAATTATCCTATTGGGATAACCGTTCAGTACAATAGGTTTCCTAAATATAAATGGTTTAAACATATTATTGGAAATACAAACTCTTTAGTAAACGACCAGGTTAATTCTGTGATTGAAGACAGTGAAGGAGACCTTTGGTTTGCCACAAATAATGGAATTAGTATTTATTTTCCTGAAACAGGAAAATGGAAATATGTACTAACTGATTATGATACTCGTTCAAACAGTAAAAATCATATCTTCACTACTCTTTGTGAAGTAAAGCCTGGATTAGTATTGGCCGGAGGACTTACTCCCTTAATATACAGCATTGATAAAAAGAGCATGAGGGTCAGTTATGCCATATCTTCTCAATACGAGAATCTGAATATGCATCCAGAAAAATACATCCAGTCTATTATTAAAGATAGTAACGGTTATATTTGGTCTGGCGGTTATTATAACCTGACTAAAATTGATTTAAAAAATAAGAAGACCCGTCATTACCCTGGAATCAACTCAATAAATATAATTCTTGAAAAAGATACCGATTACCTTTGGATTGGCTGTTCCAATGGCTTATATATTCTCAACAAAAGCAACGGAGTATTCAGAGAAATTAAAATGCCCAAAAGAGTTTATATATGCACTCTGCATCAGGAAAAGAATGGAATGTTATATATTGGAACCTATGGTTCTGGAATGCTTGTTTATAATATTAAAACAAATAAGTTCAGCAACTATGATAAAGAGAATGGTGCACTTATTTCAAACAACATCTATACCATTTTATCCGATAAAAAAGGAACTCTTTTTCTAAGCACTGATAATAGCTTAGTCCGGTTTGACATTGCAAAAAGGACTTTTCAAAACTGGACCAAGGAGCAGGGATTGATATCTAATAATTTTAATTCTACATCAGGCACGTATAGTCAGAAAGGCACATTCATTTTTGGCAGTGTTGACGGTGCTATTGAATTTGATGAAAAGACAAGTCTCCCTCAAAGGTATTTTTCAAAGCTAATTTTCAGCGATTTAGATATTTTCTACCGAACAGTATCTGCAGGAGAACCAGACTCTCCTTTACATCAAAATATTGATGAACAAGAGAAAATCGATTTAAATTATAACCAAAATATATTTTCGATACACCTAGCCTCTATAAATTACGATTATCCGGAGAATATTCTTTACTCCTGGAAATTAGAGGGGTTTTATGACGAATGGAGCAAAGCTACTTACGACAATGTTATTCGTTATACAAATCTTACTCCGGGCAAATACAAACTTCATGTTCGTGCTATTTCAAAAGAAAGTTCACTAATCATCGAAGAAAGAAGTATCGATATTGTGATTCACCCTCCATTTTGGGGAACAATCTGGGCTATTATATTGTACATTGCAGTATTGACTCTTATAGCTTGGGACTTTATGCGCCGTTATACCATATATAAAGAGCAGAAAGCATCCAGTGACAAAATTCGTTTTTTTGTTAACACTGCTCATGATATCCGTACTCCTCTTTCTTTAATCAAGGCGCCACTTGATGAATTGGCTGAAAAAGAAAATTTATCTCCAGAAGGAAAAGCCAATCTGGATACAGCAGTCAGAAATACAAATTCATTATTCCGTTTAATTACAAGCCTGATTAATTTTGAAAAAGCAGAAATATATTCTTCAAAAATGCATGTTAGTGAGTATGAGCTATTCACTTTTATAGATGAGGTTTTAAATGCATTTCAGTCATACGTTGAATCAAGACAGATAAAGCTAACATACGAAAGCAATTTCCGTTTCCTTAATGTTTGGTTCGATAAAGAGAAAATGGAATCTATTATTAAAAACTTATTATCAAATGCAATTAAATATACGCCTAATGGTGGAGAGATCAAAGTTATAGCATTTAGCAGTTCTGATTATTGGGGATTCGAAATAAAAGATAATGGGATAGGTATACCAGATGATGAGCAGAAGAAACTATTTAAATTATTTTTCAGGGGCAGCAATGCAATAAACGCTAAAATATCCGGTACAGGACTAGGACTATTATTGGTCCGGAAATTAGTAAATCTGCATAGCGGAACAATTAATTTAAAAAGTAAAATAGATTCTGGTTCTACATTCAAGGTTACTTTTCCACAAGGACACAGACACTTTAAAAAGCAGCAACTGGAATGGAGTCAGGAGTCAGATTCAAAATCAGAAAATATATTCACTCTGTTCAGAACAAAAGCTGATGAGACATTACCTCCATCCATAACTCATAATATAGGTTCGGCATCCCAACGTATATTACTTGTGGAAGATAATGACGATATGCGGAGTTACCTGCAACGTTCTCTTTCAGAGAATTATTATATTTTCATGGCCAGTGATGGGAAAGAAGGATGGGGTATTATACAAAATATAAAGCCTGATCTCGTTATTTCGGACATTATGATGCCAAATATGAACGGCGATGAATTATGCTCAAAGATAAAAAGTAACATTAACACATCACACATTCCTGTAATACTGTTAACAGCTCTCAATGATAAAGATAATATTATCCGGGGACTAAAAACAGGGGCTGATGAATATATTACAAAACCATTTGATATATCAATCTTAAAAGCCAAAATCATGACTCTTTTAGCCAACCGTGAGGTTTTGAAAGATCGATTTGCAAAATTAGAGATTAAAAGCACTGATGAACAAATAGACTACACCTCGGAGCTGGATCGTGAATTTATGACTAAAGTAAAAGAAATTATAGAAAAGAATTTGCAAGATTCTAATTTTAACGTAGACATTTTATGTAGTTCTCTCAACATGAGTCGTTCAAGCTTCTATAACAAAATAAAAGCTCTTACAGACCAGGCTCCTGCTGATTTTATAAGATTAATAAGACTTTCACGTGCAGCAGAATTATTAAAAAGTAGAAAGTTTAATATCACTGAAGTTGCTGATATGACTGGTTTTAGTGATGCTAAATATTTCAGAGAAGTATTTAAGAAACATTATAAAATGAATCCCAGCAAATATATGAACAATCAGGAAGAAGCCAATTAG